In Nematostella vectensis chromosome 3, jaNemVect1.1, whole genome shotgun sequence, the genomic window GGAGACGACCGTTTTACGGAAAGATGGCTTTGGCTCGCTTCTGGAGGCTTTTAACCCGGATAAAACCTATCAACAATGATACCAGCGACTCTCCTTTAAAGCGGTGCCTGAATGTATTCGATTTAACTTCCCTTGGAGTTGGAGCGACCGTTGGAGCGGGCCTGTATGTTGTGACGGGTCAAATTGCTAGGGACGTTGCAGGTCCAGCAGTTGTGTTGTCTTTCTTTATCGCCGCTGTTGCCGCGTTTCTAGCCGGAATATGTTACGCTGAGTTTGGTTGTAGGATCACCACTGCTGGCTCGGCGTACGTCTATACTTACACGTCTATAGGCGAAGTATGGGCGTTCATAATCGGCTGGAATATGGTGTTGGAATATGTGATAGGCACAGCTTCGCTTGGTCGAGCAAGTAGTGAGTACTTGGACGCTATCTGTGGCGGCTCTATCCACAAGTTCTTTATCAACCATGTTGGACACTGGCACACCGATGGCTTTGCAAGTTACCCAGATTTCCTTGCATTTGCGCTGGTTCTGATCATTGCTGGTGTGGTCTCTTGCGGCGCGAAGCACTCTGCCGTCTTCAACAAGGTTGTGACCGGCATCAACCTCATCGTCGTCGCGTTTGTCATCTGCGTCGGCCTCTTCCACCTCGACACCAAGAACTGGTCCGGCCCTGGCCAATTCGTCCCTTATGGAGTCTCTGGAATCCTTGCCGGAGCTGCTAGCTGCTTCTACTGCTTCGTAGGCTTCGACGTAATCGCCACAGCCAGCGAGGAGACCATCAGCCCCAAGAAATCCATTCCTCTTGCCATCATGCTGAGCTTAATCATCAGCTTCTTAGCGTATTTCGGCGTCGCTACCGTCCTCACACTCATGGTGTCTTACAAGGATCTTGACAAAATCGCACCTCTACCCGAAGCCTTTAACAGAGTGGGTCTTCCCGGCGCCAAGTATGTGATAGCTGTTGGAGGACTGTGCGCTCTCCTTGCCTCGCTACTCAGCGGTATCTTTGCCGTGCCGCGAATCCTCTATTCCATGTCCAATGACGGCCTCATCTTCAGTTGCTTCAAGCGCGTCTACGCCAAAACGAACATGCCTTTAATTTCCTTGGCCTCGGCCTCCATGCTAGCGGCAGTGCTGTCTCTATTGCTGGACCTCAAACAGCTAGTGGAGATGTTATCCATCGGCACACTCCTCGCATACACCCTGGTCGCCATATCCGTGTTACTGCTGCGTTTTCAGCCCGGAGTGGAAAGTGTTGTCTCTGATGTGGAAATATCGTCGTCGGAGAAAAGCTACAGAGTTATCTGCTGTCGACCGAAGACCGAACAACCCGCCATAGAATACAAGCCACTATCTGCGAGTAACTTGGAGAAAGACAtagaagatgaaaaaaaagaggTTAGTGcgggtgtattttttttttttttttgcttggccTGAAATTTGTAAAACGGTTGCGGTTGTTAGGGAGTTTATTTTGTTGAATtatgattttctttttcatgacTCTAAAGATGTTTATCTTCAATAAATTCTGTGTTATTTTACTGTAAAGTATTTAAAAACACAAAGCTTGATATAATAATTTTTCTTCTAATctttacatttcaatatatttttttcgtttgCTTATTTTAAACACAGCATTTAGCCTAAAGAAGGAAACAACATATTTTAATTACAGAAAGTAGTCTAAGCTTTAATAATTGGGTTTGATGCCATATTTAATTCCATCGTTAAGGAAAAAATTGCGGAGATCGCTAATAAGAATGACGATGACTTTTCTTCCATAAATCTCGCACTTTTGGAGTCACTGACTGTAAATTCTGTTTCTTTTGATTCCATTGCTTCATAACCATAACGATGAACCTTTCTATTATATAAAAAGCGAActgaaaaataatacaaaaaataatcaatattGATGTCGTTTCCTGTTTAAACGCTGTTGTCTTTGCTCCGCATGGGAGCTTTCACCAAATCATAACCTATTTTCCCATCACTAGAAACTGATAGAAAGCTTCCTGTTTTTAAAATCTTAGGCATTATTTGAGTCATTTAACAAATCGACGTTTATTATAACCGAGCTTCAAAAGACTATTAGCTCCCAGACAGTTCGGCGAgtatagaaatatttaaatattttttgctaACAAACCACAATTTTTGATAGAGAACAAGTACGCAAATATAATCATTTTAgtgttttattataattttattattgaCTTTGTCTGGTGTTCCGATAATAAATTTGTCTAAAGTCCGCGAATGGCTTATTTATCTTAAAATCCTCTCTTTCTCTCATTGTATAAAATTTACGCTAATTTTTCTGGCGTAGGCAGCAAGTTGATAGGCACTTTGTCAACCTCACATGGTCAGGTGATACGCTTGCCCAATCAACAGACAATACGTTTTTTTTCCCCGCTGTATTTATATCCGATTGACCGCAAGCTATTTTGGCGATTTTTCCTCCTTACAATATAATCCCTTCAAATTACTTTTCTTAATAAAACACGCATAACCGCATTTACGCGATATGTTTTGCAACACATTTTGtggcttttattttattgacttTTAACAATGTCCAATTAgcggtaaaaaatattttatttgttaacGAAACTCATCTTTGCATAACGAATATATTTTCCTTTAAACTCTAGACTATTGAATTTCTGTAAAAACCTGTCTACCTATGTCCATCAATAATATGGAATTGACCAAATCgcaatttttaaattagatgCTTGTGACGTACTCGTGTGACACAAAATCCGGTTCGACAAGTTTTTTCTTCAAAAGTCTTGCGCTAATTAAATCCGCCCACGGGCATGGTGACTCGTGTCAGATCTGTATTGTGAATTCCCCAACCCCCATGAAGGGACTtagacccccacccacccctccgaAATGTCTATCACCTGGAATTTCCAAAAATAGAGAGTTTGTATTGGTGAAAACGCTGGGATTTTCACCACCTTTGGTGAAATGGCTTTGAAAGAACCCTAAACCTCCGTGGGCGGGTATGAATCTTTCCAAGCATCATACAAGAATCAAGCATTTTACTTATCATCAAAAGAACAAATCATCTAAAAAGAATGTGTCGTTGTATCATTCCAGAACCAACAACCAGAACCCGACAAGCGTACCAGTCAGATCGCCACAACTGCCGTCGTCCTTATCATCTGCTCTCTGACCGGGCTTTGCGCGCTACTTGTAGGGGCTTGGGAAGCATTGACCAGCGGTAATGCATGGGCGGTGTTTACCGcttgcttcatgggtatcctGTTTATCTTTGCtgtcatggtgatgatgttgcaGCCTCGTAATCACGCCACGTTCCCGTTCACGGTTCCCATGATCCCTTTCATCCCTATCGCCAGTCTGACGGTGAATC contains:
- the LOC5506178 gene encoding high affinity cationic amino acid transporter 1; translated protein: MALARFWRLLTRIKPINNDTSDSPLKRCLNVFDLTSLGVGATVGAGLYVVTGQIARDVAGPAVVLSFFIAAVAAFLAGICYAEFGCRITTAGSAYVYTYTSIGEVWAFIIGWNMVLEYVIGTASLGRASSEYLDAICGGSIHKFFINHVGHWHTDGFASYPDFLAFALVLIIAGVVSCGAKHSAVFNKVVTGINLIVVAFVICVGLFHLDTKNWSGPGQFVPYGVSGILAGAASCFYCFVGFDVIATASEETISPKKSIPLAIMLSLIISFLAYFGVATVLTLMVSYKDLDKIAPLPEAFNRVGLPGAKYVIAVGGLCALLASLLSGIFAVPRILYSMSNDGLIFSCFKRVYAKTNMPLISLASASMLAAVLSLLLDLKQLVEMLSIGTLLAYTLVAISVLLLRFQPGVESVVSDVEISSSEKSYRVICCRPKTEQPAIEYKPLSASNLEKDIEDEKKENQQPEPDKRTSQIATTAVVLIICSLTGLCALLVGAWEALTSGNAWAVFTACFMGILFIFAVMVMMLQPRNHATFPFTVPMIPFIPIASLTVNLFLLLKLSHWTWVRFGIWMVIGMSIYFFYGIRHSVESLPNENDSNQNDVLVQEMPGFSQTINPVQPRRDDEKAPLQDSFQDTPADEEAKEAGDE